The nucleotide sequence AGCGCGACGCAGGACAGCACATCGAGTTCGCGCGACGAGAGGGTGCTGAGGGGGTGGGAGGCGGGAACTCCGGCGCCGGCCAGCTTGTCGCACACTCCGATGACCCGGTCCCGCAGCTCGTCGTCCGTGAGCTGCTGGGTGAGGATGCGCAGTTCCGCGTATGCCTCGCGAATCGTCTCCCACCGGGGGGACGTGGGGCCCTCGGACCGGTCGGTGGTCACCGTGGGCTCTTTGAGGGTGTCGAGGCGGCGCATCACCTCGTCCCGCACGGCCAGGTTCTGTTCCAGACCGCGGGCGGCCCGCATGACCGAGTCGACGGTCCGGTCGCCCAGGGCCACGGAGCGGCGGACCGCGCCGTACATGACCGCCCGCACCGTCCGGTTCACCACCACGGGCGCCGCCACGACGGCATGGATGCCCTCCGCGGCGACCATGAGGTCGTAGTGGTGGCTGATCTGCTTGGAGTTCGCGTAGTCGTTGACGGCGATGGGGCGGTGCAGGGCCACCACCTTCCCGCCGAGCCCCATGCCGAATCCGAGAGTCAGTCCGAACAGGGCGTTGGTGGAGTTGCCCGTGAACTCGGTGAGCTGCGCGTGCCGGCCCCTGACCACGACACCGCCGAAGGCGAGATCCACGCCGGCGGTGTCCCGTAACGCCTGGATGCCCCGTTTGACATGGCGGTCATCGTCCGGAACGGGGGGTGATTTCACTGTCATGCGGCTTCCTCGATCTGCCTGGGGGCAGGAACGCGCCCCCTGCCCGAGACGTGCGCGGGCTTTGTGCGGGAGTGGTGCTTGTGTGGCGACTGCTGTGAACGAGTGTGTAAATGAGTACGTGCAAACGGGGTTTGCGACTCTCCGGAATACGGGGTTCAGGATCCTCCGGAGGCTACGGCTACGGCTACGGCTACGGCTGCCGCTGCCGCTGCCGCTACGGCTGAGGCTGCGGCTGTCGCTCGTCGAGCAGACGGAGCCGTTTCCCTGTCCGGGGGTTGACGGCGAGCCAGGAGGCCGGAACCAGATCGGCCTCGGCCGGCGCGGAAGGTACGGCCGCCGAGCCACTCGGGGTACAGCGGCGGCTCCGCAGCCGGTCCGCGCCCTCGGCGGGATGGAGTACGTGCGCCAGGCGGTACGTCTCACCGGTGGCGCTGTCCTCGGACAGTCGGACCGTGTGGTCACCGACGAAGTGTGTGGTCACGACGTACGACTCCGGCACGGACCGCGCGCTCGGCCGGCCGTCGCGCCCGTCGAACACGAGGGGCGGACGGCCGGTGCCGTGCGGACGGTTCAGGACCAGTTCGCCGCCCTCGTAGAAGAGCGACGCGAACAGCTCCGTGTGCCGCCGGTCCAGGGCGGAGGCGTACGTGTCGACGGGCCGGCGCAGGTTCGGCCGGTCCCGTACGTCCTGCCCGCCGTCGACCGGGTCGGGTAAGTCGCCGTCGATCGGATCGGGGGAGGGGGTGGGGGCGTGTGGTTCGCCCAGGTCGTTCACATGGGTCACGTGTTCCGCCAGGAAGGTGTGGGAGTTGTCGTTTTCCGTGGCCGCGGGTAAGCGTCCACCGTGGCGCGGAGGTCAGCCGCCCGGGGTCTTCGCGGGCACGGGCAGGGGGATGCCGAGGCTGTGGATGATCCGTTCGCCGATCGGCTGGAGGAGTGCGTACAGCCGGTGTGCGCGCCGCGCGCCGAGGGCGTTCCAGGGGGCCGAGGCGAAGCGGTCGGTGAGGGCCTCCACGGCGTCCCGGGCCGCGCGGCCCCCGGGGGTGAGGTCCCCGGCGGGGTCCAGCAGTCCGCGGTCGCGGAGTCGCCGTTCGCCCTCGGCCCACTCCTCGTCGGTCCATCCGCGGCGCGCCTGGATGCTCTCGCGGACCTCGCCGCCCGCCGCGGTGATCGTCACCAGCGCCTCGACGCCGTCGAACCCGGCGTGCGTCAGGGCGGCGACGTGCCCGTCGCCCCGGTACTCGCGCAGGGTCGTCGACGCCTGCCACAGCGCGAGGTGGGGCGCCTCCGGGAGGGCGAGGACGGCGTTCGCGGCGCCGAGCGGACGGCCGGGGGCGCCGCACGCGGCAGCGGCGGCCGCCGCGAGCGACGCGGCCTCGGCGAGTTCCGGACCGTCGACCGCGTCGCCCAGCAGCGCGCGCAGCGCGGCGTCCACACCGGCCAGCCGAGCGGCCAGTACGTCGTCGGGGAGCGCGGTCTCCCACACGGAGGTGACCGCTCGGGCGACCAGGCTCGGCTTGAAGTGATGGAAGAGCGCGGTGACCAAGGCCGCCGGAGCCGGGCCCAGCGGAGCGGCACGCCCGCCGAAGTAGCCGCGCCAGGTGCCCTTCAGCCCGATTTTCAGGAACGCGTCCTGAACCTGGGGCGCGTAGTAGAGCACCGCGTGGTAGGGCTCGATGACGTCGTGCAGGGCCCGCGCCGTGGTCCGGGGTGTCACCGTCGGCGCGCTCACCGAGAGGCCCCTTCCATGAGCGGGCCCCGTGTCTCGTGCGGTGCGTCCTCCTCGGCCTGCGCCGTGGAGAAGTGCAGCAGGCCCGACAGTCCCCGTTTGTCGATCTCGTCGGCGACCATGAGCCGTTGGACCTCGGAGGTGCCCATCCAGATCCGGTCGACGCGGGTGTCGCGGTAGAGGCGCTCCACCGGGTTGTCACGCATGTAGCCGCGTCCGCCGAAGATCTGCACCGCCCGGTCGACGACCCGCCCGGCGGCCTCGGTCGCCGACACCTTGGCCATGGCCACCTGCGCGTTGAGCGTCCTGGGGTCGCCGCCCCGGTCGATCTCCCACGCGACCCGGTACACCAGCATGCGGTTCACGGCGATGTCGATGGCGGAGTCCGCCAGCATGGCCTGGATCAACTGGTGCCTGATGATGGGCTGTCCGCCCTGCACCCGCTCGCGCGCCCAGTCCGACGCCAGCCGCAGCGCTCGCTCGGCGGCACCCACGGCGCGCGCCGCGACCAGGACCCGCTCCTCGAAGAAGGTGGCCTGCACGAGGTCGAGCCCGAAGCCCACCTCGCCGAGGACGGCGTCGTGGCCCACTTTCACATGGTCGAAGGCGAAGTGCGGGTGCTCGTAGGCGAAGTTGTGGGTGTAGCGCGGTGTGTCGACCAGCCGTACGCCCGGTGCGTCCTTGTCGACGAGGAACATGGTGGGAGCCCCGTCGGGGCGGACGATCGCCAGAACGATCAGGTAGTCCGCCACGTCCCCCATGGTGACGAACCACTTCTCACCGGTGATGCGGTACCCGTCGAGGGTGCGCTCCGCGACGGTGGCGATGTGCCGGGGGTCGGAGCCGGCATCCGGCTCGGTGATGGCCCTGGCCCCGAAGCGCTCGCCCCGGTTCTCCGGAAGGAGATACCGCTCGCGCTGCTCCGGGGTACAGGCGAGCAGGGCGGCGGCGGTCGGCCGCCACACGGCGGCCCACAGGCCGTTGGTGAGCGTTCCCAGCTCCTCTTCCACGGTCACCTGCTCGACCCAGCTCAGCCCTGCGCCTCCCCAGGCGACCGGCGCGTTCATCGCCTGCAGACCACTGTCCAGCACGGTTCGCCGGAGGGCGGCTCTGCTCTCCGGGCCCAGACCGTTGTCGGCCTCGCATTCGTCTTCGTAGACCGCGATCTTCCGGGCGAGTTCGACAGCGCTTTCTCTGAGTTCCGCGAGACGTGGAGAGTAAGAGAAGTCCATGGGGCGCCTCTCTGCGCGCGCAAGCTCGGACCTGCTGGGGGGGGTACACAACGGCCCGGTGTCCGGCGGGCCTTGAGTCGGTGGAGGGAGAGGAGGGGGGAGAGGGAGAAGAAGAGGGCGCGCACCCGGTCCGGCCGGAGCCGGGAGCGGCTTGTGGCACCACCATGAGGTAGACCGGGCCCGCCCAGCTACCCCCGTCTGAGGGTAAAGCGCAGGTAACGGATCTCTGCATACCGGGTCAAAACAGAGTCGTCGGTGACTCGGGCCGTCGCGGGATCCGATCGCTCCACTGTGCGTGCACGTGTCACCTCCTGTGGAACTGACGCACCATCAACTATGTTTCAGCTGTGTGCTCTTGACGCGGTCGAGCAGCTTGCAGAACTGTTCTCCTGACGACGGGGGCGTCGGCCGTGGCAGCGCCGGACGAGGCCCGGCTGCCCTGACCGGGCAGCCGATCCCGCGCTCCTCGACCGCAGCGACGCGCCCCACTGTCGGTCAGGTTAGGAGTCGACCCGGTCGTGTTACCCGCGGAAGACAGCGAAGAGGCCGCCGCCGCCCGCGCCGCGGTGCTGGCGCTGCGCAGGGAGAGTGGGATGCCCGTCGCCGGGGCGGCCTGGGTCGTCGGCCCGGGGCAGCTGCGGATCGGCGAGACGAGCGGGGTGAGGTCACGGGACCGCCGGGGGCTGTCCGTGCCGGCGGGGGCCGGGCTGATCGGCAAGGTGCTCACGACCAGCCGGCCGGCCGCGGTGAGCGACTACCGGTCGGCCCAGCGGATCAGCCACGAGTACGACTCCTTCGTCGCGGCCGAGGGGGTACGGGCGATGGCGGCGGCACCCGTGATCGTGGGAACCGCCGTCCGGGCCGTTCTCTTCGTGGGATCGCGTGAGGCGGTACGTCTCGGCGACCGGGTGCGGACGGCGCTGACGCAGGCGGCGCGCGACCTGGAGCAGTTCCTCGCGGCTCATGAACAGGTCCACCGGCTGCTGTCGGAGGCCCGAGCCGTACGCGACAGCACCGCGCCCCGTGACGGCGCCGCCCTGGAACGCGTCCACGAGGCCCACACCGACCTGCTGGACTTCACCGCGACGCTCGATGACGGACACCTCAAGGAGCGTTTCCACGAGGTGTGCAGTCTGCTGGAACAGGGCTGCTGCGCCGAGGGGGCCGAGGAACCGTCACCGGAGACGTCGGCGCGATTGTCGCCACGCGAACTCGACGTCCTCACCGCGGTCGCCGGGGGCTGCACCAACCTCGACATCTCCGACCGGCTCGACATCGGCCTGGAGACCGTGAAGGGTTACCTGCGCTCGGTCATGCGCAAACTCGGCACCACCACCCGCTTCGAAGCGGTCACCGCGGCGCGGCGCGCGGGACTTCTGTCATGATCCGGGCCCATCTTCACCGCGTTGGCCGGGCGATGCGGCCTACCGCGCCGGACCGTGCCCATGCCGCCTCTGCCGAGAACTTCGTGGAGCAGATACCGCCCGGCGATCAGCCGTTCCGAGCCGCGCTGTGAACGCGTCGCCGTCCGGTCGGCGCCGCCTCCGGGTGTCACGCGCTCGCTGACGTTTCCTTCCCGGAGGGCTGATGCCCGCCGGTGTCGTCGCTCGTTCGAACGGGGGTGAGCACAGCGGAGCGCGACGTGAGTACTTGCCGTCAACTGCGTGGCGTTGAAGGGCCTTTGGGCGACCCGGAAACCCACCCGGACCTGCTGTCGGCCGAGTGGGGGCCTGGTGACGGCTTCCTTCCGGGTTCGGCCGCGCCGAGGCGCCGGACCCGGAAGGAGTCATCGCGGCCGTCGTGTCGCCGCTACTTCTTCCACGCCCAGTGCAGGCGGTCGAGCCCGCTCTGGTTGTTGACCTTCAGGCTGAGGCGGGTGCCCGTGCCCTGGAGGGTGGTGAGGGAGTAGGTGTCACCGTTGCGCAGGCCGGGCCAGTAGACCGAGCCGAGGCGCAACTCCCGGATGACGTCGGTCGCGGCCTGGATGTAGGCGACCTCGTTGGAGCCGTTGACCGGGCCGTTGTAGTCCAGGCCGGTCGTCATGGAAGCGCCGAACTCGTCGAGGATCGTGCGCGAGGCACAGGTGCCGATGCGCTCCTTGAAGTCCGCCTTCCACTGGTCGACGCTGGTCCAGTCGGTGTGCCAGAAGCCGTAGTTGTGCAGGGCGATCCGGGTGCCGTCGAGCCGGCTGTCGGCGCACACCGGCTTGACGTCCTCGCTGTACTTGAACCCGCCGATGAGGACCCGGTCGCGGGGGATGGAGCGGTGCTTGGTCAGCCAGCGGGCGGCCACGTCGCGCCACTCCTGGGAGGTGTAGCCGAACGGCTCGTTCATCGGCTCGAAGTACACCTTGGAGTTGTGGCCGTAGGCGGAGGTGATCCGCCCCCACATCCGGTCCCAGGAGGCCTGGTCGTCGATCTTGCCGTCCTTGGCGTTGTCGGCCTCCCAGTAGCCCAGGATGACCTTGAAGCCCTTGGCGGTGGCGGCGTCGATCGCGGCCCGGTACGACTTCCAGAAGGGGCCGTTCACGGACGTGGGGTTGACCGGGAGCCGGACCGTGTTGGCGCCGAGCTTGGAGAACCCGCCGATGATCGCCCGGGACTTGGCGTAGGTCGTGGCGTAACTGTCGGTGGTCGACAGGCCCGAGGGTACGACCGCGTCGTCGGCGTAGTTGTCGCGGGGGTCGGCCCAGTTGACGCCGCGGAAGTCGCTGACGGGCGGCGGCGAGGAATGGCGGGAGGCGGCGGCTGCGGGGGAGGCGGACGCGGGGGAGGCGATGACTCCGCCGAATGCCGTGACGCCGGCCAGCGACGCTGCGAGGCAGGCTGTCCCGCGATGGTTCTTTAGTGGCACCAGATCCCTTTCAGGGCAGTTGCGTCCGCGAAACCCCGAGGTGCGGGTAGGCGGCTCTGTAACTCCCGCAAAGTAGAAGAGGTCTCGAACAGAGGTCAACACATCTGCACACCAAATTTCATCAAGAAAGCAGAACTACGAGCCACCCACGGCCAGTTCCGACCCGGAGAGGCGCACCCGGATGCCGTCCTCCTCCACGCGGACGTCCCGCAACCGCATGGTCCCGCGCTCCGGCTCCGGCAGCTCGAAGGACAGGGACAGCCGGTCGGCGAGGACCGGGCGGGTGAGCCGGGACAGGGCGTCGAGGAGGTCGGGGTCGAGGCCCAGGGCGCGCAGCACGGCGGGGTTGTCCAGGGCCAGGTCGATGAGGTTGAGGTCCTGGGCCCGGCCGGCGAAGCGCGGTGTGCCCGTCAGTTCGGCGAGCTTGCCGTCGTCACCCAGGGCCTCGCGCGCGGTCGCGTCGGACACCCCCAGCCGTCGTACGATCGCCGGGACCGACAGCAGCGCCTTCGCCCTACGGGTCTCCCGGGCGAGGTCGGCGGACGCCTTCGGCGTCAGGTGCAGGCCGTCCGAGGCGCGCGTGCCGGGGCGGTAGGTCGCCAGGTCCCCGATGTCCAGGCGCATGCCGCCGATCTGTGTGGCGATGCCCCGCTCGCCCTGCCGCCGGATCGTGGCCTCGGCGCGCAGCCGCAGGTCGCGCCCGGCGACCGGCAGGGTGCCGCGCGCCCGGACCCGGTTTCGGCCATCACCGGTGAACGTCACCTGGGACGCGCCGAGTTCGCGGTTGAGGTCGGCGAAGGACAGCAGCACGTCGCCGTCGAGCCGGGGGACGCGGGCGCCGCGCACGGAGGTGAGGCCGTCGGCGTCCAGTCGTACGTCGTGGGCCGTGGCCGACACCTTCGCCAGCGACACCCGGTCGGCCGCCACGTCCGGCACGGTCACCCGCACCGAGTCCAGCCGCTTACCCGCGAGTTGGGTGAGGAAGGGGAAACCGCCGATCTCCACCTCGGGTGCCGCGGCCAGATTCAGCCGTTCCTCCAAGGCGTCCGCGGCCCGGTGTTCGGCGTAAAGCAGCGCCCAGCGGTCGGCGAGGGCCACGAAGGAGGCGAGGACGACCACGCCCACCACCGCCTTCACCGCGAGGGGCAGCCCGGCGAAACGGCCACGCCGACGCCGGCCGCCGCGGCGATGGACGGGCGGGGTCCACTCCGGTTCCTGCTCGTCCCGCCGCTCGGCGGCGCCCTCGTCGAAGAAGTCCTCCAGAGAGGTCACTTCCAGTGGGGCGTCATCGAGGGTGCCGAGTTCGTCGTACGGGTTGGGGGGCGCGTCGGAGCGGTCGTGGGCAGGCTGATGCGGATCTGTGCGGTGGGGGGAGCGCATCGTCTCATCCGAACATGCGCCCTACCCCTGCCCGCAACCTGAACCCCGGGTATGCGATGTAGTTCACGATCGCGATCCGCTGGTGGACCGGGCCCGCCACAGGTCGCGGAGCAAAGCGATTTCGGCCATGTGGTGGATGAATTCGAGGTTGGCCCCCGCCAGGACGCCGATGAACGGGTCGTCCGGGGCGGAGCCGTACGGGTACTGCGAGAAGCCGACCGTGTCGAGTTGCTCGTCGGTGACGCCGGCGACGCTGTCGCGCCATCGGTCGATCAGTGGCCAGAACCGGTCGAGCGCCGAGGTGGCGGACGGGGTGAAGTCGACCGCCAGCTTCGGATCCTGCCGCCGTTCGCCGAAGGTCCACTCCCAGCTGCCCGCGAACTGGACGTGCAGGTGTGCCAGTCGCCACGCGATGGTCGTGACCGGCGTCCGGTCGGGCTCCGGTGCGCCGGCGTGGGCGAGGACCTGCTGGACCCGCTCGACGCTCACACTCCAGTCCTCGGCGATCCTGGCGACGGTCATACCATCGGCGGCCTGCCGGGCGACCTCGGCGTACTCGCTCGCCGGGATGTCCGGAGCACCCAGGTCGAGCACCCACTCGCCCGGCCCGAACGCCCTGGGCGTCGTCGCCCGGTCCCGGTGCCGGACCGACCAGCAACCCGGCACCGGCTCCCACAGGTACTCCTCGTCGCCGAGCCCCGTCAGCCGCACCTGAGCCATCTCCCTGGCCTGGTCGAACTGGTCAAGCAGTAAGCCCAATCGGCCGGTCCCCGCGCCCTCGGTGTCCATTCTCCGGCTCCTTCGTCGTCGCGTCGCGTGCCTCACCGCGCTCAGGCCGGGAAGCTAATGGCTGACCTCCCGGGACGCGACCGAATTACCCGCCCGTGAAACGGCCCGGCTCCTCCAGCGCCACGGCACTCCTTCAGGTCTTCCGGACCCT is from Streptomyces sp. NBC_01314 and encodes:
- a CDS encoding DinB family protein; the encoded protein is MDTEGAGTGRLGLLLDQFDQAREMAQVRLTGLGDEEYLWEPVPGCWSVRHRDRATTPRAFGPGEWVLDLGAPDIPASEYAEVARQAADGMTVARIAEDWSVSVERVQQVLAHAGAPEPDRTPVTTIAWRLAHLHVQFAGSWEWTFGERRQDPKLAVDFTPSATSALDRFWPLIDRWRDSVAGVTDEQLDTVGFSQYPYGSAPDDPFIGVLAGANLEFIHHMAEIALLRDLWRARSTSGSRS
- a CDS encoding acyl-CoA dehydrogenase family protein, with protein sequence MDFSYSPRLAELRESAVELARKIAVYEDECEADNGLGPESRAALRRTVLDSGLQAMNAPVAWGGAGLSWVEQVTVEEELGTLTNGLWAAVWRPTAAALLACTPEQRERYLLPENRGERFGARAITEPDAGSDPRHIATVAERTLDGYRITGEKWFVTMGDVADYLIVLAIVRPDGAPTMFLVDKDAPGVRLVDTPRYTHNFAYEHPHFAFDHVKVGHDAVLGEVGFGLDLVQATFFEERVLVAARAVGAAERALRLASDWARERVQGGQPIIRHQLIQAMLADSAIDIAVNRMLVYRVAWEIDRGGDPRTLNAQVAMAKVSATEAAGRVVDRAVQIFGGRGYMRDNPVERLYRDTRVDRIWMGTSEVQRLMVADEIDKRGLSGLLHFSTAQAEEDAPHETRGPLMEGASR
- a CDS encoding nuclear transport factor 2 family protein; this translates as MTHVNDLGEPHAPTPSPDPIDGDLPDPVDGGQDVRDRPNLRRPVDTYASALDRRHTELFASLFYEGGELVLNRPHGTGRPPLVFDGRDGRPSARSVPESYVVTTHFVGDHTVRLSEDSATGETYRLAHVLHPAEGADRLRSRRCTPSGSAAVPSAPAEADLVPASWLAVNPRTGKRLRLLDERQPQPQP
- a CDS encoding response regulator transcription factor; its protein translation is MTVKSPPVPDDDRHVKRGIQALRDTAGVDLAFGGVVVRGRHAQLTEFTGNSTNALFGLTLGFGMGLGGKVVALHRPIAVNDYANSKQISHHYDLMVAAEGIHAVVAAPVVVNRTVRAVMYGAVRRSVALGDRTVDSVMRAARGLEQNLAVRDEVMRRLDTLKEPTVTTDRSEGPTSPRWETIREAYAELRILTQQLTDDELRDRVIGVCDKLAGAGVPASHPLSTLSSRELDVLSCVALGRTNTDVADELGLRAETVKSYLRSAMRKLGCHTRMETVVTARRLGLLP
- a CDS encoding glycoside hydrolase family 5 protein, with the protein product MPLKNHRGTACLAASLAGVTAFGGVIASPASASPAAAASRHSSPPPVSDFRGVNWADPRDNYADDAVVPSGLSTTDSYATTYAKSRAIIGGFSKLGANTVRLPVNPTSVNGPFWKSYRAAIDAATAKGFKVILGYWEADNAKDGKIDDQASWDRMWGRITSAYGHNSKVYFEPMNEPFGYTSQEWRDVAARWLTKHRSIPRDRVLIGGFKYSEDVKPVCADSRLDGTRIALHNYGFWHTDWTSVDQWKADFKERIGTCASRTILDEFGASMTTGLDYNGPVNGSNEVAYIQAATDVIRELRLGSVYWPGLRNGDTYSLTTLQGTGTRLSLKVNNQSGLDRLHWAWKK
- a CDS encoding DUF2993 domain-containing protein; amino-acid sequence: MRSPHRTDPHQPAHDRSDAPPNPYDELGTLDDAPLEVTSLEDFFDEGAAERRDEQEPEWTPPVHRRGGRRRRGRFAGLPLAVKAVVGVVVLASFVALADRWALLYAEHRAADALEERLNLAAAPEVEIGGFPFLTQLAGKRLDSVRVTVPDVAADRVSLAKVSATAHDVRLDADGLTSVRGARVPRLDGDVLLSFADLNRELGASQVTFTGDGRNRVRARGTLPVAGRDLRLRAEATIRRQGERGIATQIGGMRLDIGDLATYRPGTRASDGLHLTPKASADLARETRRAKALLSVPAIVRRLGVSDATAREALGDDGKLAELTGTPRFAGRAQDLNLIDLALDNPAVLRALGLDPDLLDALSRLTRPVLADRLSLSFELPEPERGTMRLRDVRVEEDGIRVRLSGSELAVGGS
- a CDS encoding LuxR C-terminal-related transcriptional regulator produces the protein MLPAEDSEEAAAARAAVLALRRESGMPVAGAAWVVGPGQLRIGETSGVRSRDRRGLSVPAGAGLIGKVLTTSRPAAVSDYRSAQRISHEYDSFVAAEGVRAMAAAPVIVGTAVRAVLFVGSREAVRLGDRVRTALTQAARDLEQFLAAHEQVHRLLSEARAVRDSTAPRDGAALERVHEAHTDLLDFTATLDDGHLKERFHEVCSLLEQGCCAEGAEEPSPETSARLSPRELDVLTAVAGGCTNLDISDRLDIGLETVKGYLRSVMRKLGTTTRFEAVTAARRAGLLS